In Umboniibacter marinipuniceus, a single genomic region encodes these proteins:
- a CDS encoding patatin-like phospholipase family protein produces MKTLNSHLSWLLPFILILLVPPKALADCPPAEERLCIGVVLGGGGARGGAHVGVLKVLEEEGIPVDVIAGTSVGSFIGGLYAMGKTPDEIEEILRSTAWEEGLNDSVEREDMPFRRKRQSDAFPINPELGFDGTEFKFPKGVAQGQRMGELIQRSVGSLPDLESFDDLLITYRAVAADIETGEAVVIDNGALFSAMQASMSIPGVVRPFEYNGRLLVDGGIANNLPVDVVRELGADIIIAVDIGTALPTRDQLTSSVAVLNQLVDFLIKDNVEYQKSLLGEQDILLTPRNDDVNMLDFDAFSNSIQIGYDEANKRRALITQIDVPTSAWERFSSRRNAIAEPELRVVAVNIENHSRLRDSIIVERLGFEVGDQFDQTTVQEGIDRTYALDVFERIDYHVEDTAEGQVLNIAATEKSWGPGYLDFQFQMQDDYKGSSEFSLGAAWTMTNINDLGAEWRTVVVGGTDKLIATDLYFPLEWAPLNHYISTGVIYKRDQLYIDTGNNLLANSIQSEVTTFLGQGWNFSNKSRVEVGALYSDGYVALPDIGDPVFNGGRVQYNSRGLYAEYFYDSLDNADFARRGRIFHVRFEDRKDSIDGDRGTPQTLETTWLEVYSIGDHTFSGQVRAESFRSDEVDVTVRQFELGGFLNLSGLPPSSLSGNHLRYANIVYKYRLLENDFGLFKSPIYLGASYEMGNVWDKRDQIDHQSLIESGSVFTGIDSPLGPIYLAYAKAEGGFDSFYFYLGSHY; encoded by the coding sequence GTGAAAACACTTAATAGTCATTTATCCTGGCTCCTGCCATTCATCTTGATCCTTCTGGTTCCACCTAAGGCATTAGCTGATTGCCCACCGGCAGAAGAACGACTCTGTATTGGTGTTGTCCTTGGTGGCGGTGGCGCTCGAGGCGGCGCTCACGTAGGGGTATTGAAAGTCCTTGAAGAAGAAGGCATTCCAGTCGATGTCATTGCTGGTACCAGTGTCGGTTCGTTTATTGGCGGCCTTTATGCGATGGGCAAAACGCCCGATGAGATTGAGGAAATTCTCCGCTCCACCGCTTGGGAGGAGGGACTTAATGATTCCGTAGAACGGGAGGATATGCCGTTCAGGCGGAAACGTCAGTCCGACGCCTTCCCCATCAATCCTGAATTGGGGTTTGATGGCACTGAGTTTAAGTTTCCTAAGGGCGTTGCTCAGGGGCAGCGGATGGGGGAGTTGATTCAACGCTCAGTAGGCAGCCTTCCCGATTTAGAAAGCTTCGATGATCTTCTCATCACTTACCGTGCCGTTGCTGCAGACATCGAAACAGGCGAGGCGGTTGTTATTGACAACGGCGCACTCTTTAGCGCCATGCAAGCCTCGATGTCCATTCCAGGGGTGGTTCGCCCTTTTGAATACAATGGCCGCCTGCTTGTCGACGGCGGAATTGCTAATAATCTACCCGTTGATGTGGTGCGCGAGCTCGGTGCCGATATCATCATTGCCGTTGATATCGGCACCGCGCTTCCTACCCGTGATCAGCTGACTTCATCGGTTGCAGTACTCAATCAGTTAGTCGACTTTTTGATTAAAGATAACGTTGAGTATCAAAAGTCATTATTAGGCGAACAGGATATCCTGTTAACTCCGAGGAATGATGACGTCAACATGTTAGATTTCGACGCTTTCTCAAATTCTATTCAAATAGGCTATGACGAAGCGAACAAACGCAGAGCATTGATCACCCAAATTGACGTGCCCACTTCAGCCTGGGAAAGATTTTCCTCAAGGCGAAATGCAATCGCTGAGCCCGAACTGCGAGTTGTAGCGGTTAATATTGAAAATCATTCTCGCCTTCGTGACAGCATCATTGTTGAACGCCTTGGCTTTGAAGTGGGTGATCAGTTTGACCAAACTACGGTGCAGGAGGGCATTGACCGCACCTATGCACTTGACGTGTTTGAACGAATTGACTATCACGTTGAAGATACGGCCGAAGGTCAAGTGCTTAATATCGCTGCCACAGAGAAAAGTTGGGGGCCCGGCTATTTAGACTTCCAGTTTCAAATGCAGGATGACTATAAAGGCTCAAGCGAATTCTCGTTGGGAGCTGCTTGGACCATGACGAATATTAATGATCTAGGCGCCGAATGGCGTACCGTAGTTGTGGGCGGTACCGACAAGCTCATTGCTACCGATTTGTATTTCCCGTTGGAATGGGCACCGCTCAATCATTACATTAGCACTGGCGTCATCTACAAGCGCGATCAACTCTATATCGATACCGGCAATAACCTCTTAGCCAACAGTATACAGAGTGAAGTCACTACGTTTCTTGGGCAAGGCTGGAATTTCAGTAATAAGTCACGTGTTGAAGTAGGCGCCCTGTATTCCGACGGCTATGTGGCACTACCGGATATTGGAGACCCTGTTTTTAATGGAGGACGCGTGCAGTACAACAGCCGTGGCCTCTACGCTGAATATTTTTATGACAGCTTAGATAATGCTGATTTTGCTCGTCGTGGGCGTATTTTTCATGTTCGGTTTGAAGATCGTAAAGACTCCATCGACGGTGACCGAGGCACTCCTCAGACATTGGAAACAACCTGGCTGGAAGTCTACTCTATCGGAGATCATACCTTCAGCGGCCAAGTCCGAGCCGAAAGCTTCAGATCCGATGAGGTTGACGTCACTGTTCGTCAATTTGAGCTGGGCGGCTTTTTGAATCTATCTGGGCTCCCCCCATCTAGCCTGAGTGGCAACCACCTTCGTTACGCCAATATTGTTTATAAGTATCGACTTCTCGAAAATGACTTCGGCTTATTTAAATCACCAATTTACCTTGGCGCCAGCTACGAAATGGGCAATGTGTGGGACAAGCGCGACCAGATTGACCATCAAAGCCTCATCGAATCAGGCTCAGTATTCACCGGCATTGACAGCCCGCTCGGGCCAATATACTTGGCTTACGCAAAAGCAGAAGGCGGTTTCGATAGCTTTTACTTCTATCTCGGCAGCCACTATTAG
- a CDS encoding TetR/AcrR family transcriptional regulator — translation MTDKPSNASEGTTRPAARKKGERTRQSIVDEARRILVDEGYDSFVLRQIAKNIGIQPGNLQYYFPTKKELIWEVLVPEIDKYSGTYASMMGNATTRSAKILAMVEFLLEDIKLKSTCTIWYTIWAIAPHDPEMADVMDRFYQSYLESLGTLLQRAAPELSDRRAHHLARMITALMDGLTNQIGYGKPSHESLEGFEDEIKSSILHLIDLH, via the coding sequence ATGACTGATAAACCTAGCAACGCCTCAGAAGGAACTACCCGCCCCGCTGCCCGAAAGAAGGGTGAGCGCACTCGCCAGTCGATTGTGGATGAAGCGCGGCGAATCTTAGTCGATGAGGGCTACGATAGCTTCGTCTTGCGTCAGATTGCCAAGAATATAGGGATTCAACCAGGCAACTTACAGTATTACTTTCCCACCAAGAAAGAGTTGATCTGGGAAGTGCTGGTGCCGGAAATCGATAAGTACAGCGGTACTTACGCATCGATGATGGGGAACGCTACTACGCGTTCAGCCAAAATCCTTGCGATGGTTGAGTTCTTGCTAGAAGACATCAAACTCAAATCAACGTGCACAATCTGGTATACCATTTGGGCCATTGCTCCGCATGACCCGGAAATGGCTGATGTGATGGATAGGTTCTATCAGAGTTACCTGGAGTCGCTAGGCACTTTATTACAAAGAGCCGCACCGGAGTTATCGGATCGTCGCGCTCATCATCTGGCGCGAATGATTACCGCGTTGATGGATGGCTTGACCAACCAAATTGGCTACGGCAAACCTAGTCATGAGTCGCTAGAGGGCTTTGAGGACGAAATTAAATCGTCCATCCTTCACCTCATTGATCTTCACTGA
- a CDS encoding M28 family peptidase yields the protein MMLKIIALTTAVFLVSAATANTHRVPPAEDIRLYDIGQSASAERLHQDVEMLVSFGTRHSLSETQSETTGIGAARRWIAEEFAQISNACGGCLEVMLISDTVEGRRIPTPTEIVNVIAVLKGKKNSNRYVVMSGDIDSRVSDPLNSSAASPGANDNASGVAGVIEAARVLSKYEFDGNIVFAALSGEEQGLYGGKILADYAAANDWHLQAVINNDMIGNIAGINGVIDNHSVRVFSEGVKISETPEEARERYFSGGENDSASRNLARFIKAQADQYMTNLDVMLVYRLDRFGRGGHHFPFNQAGYPAVRIMEVNEHYDRQHQDLRNEEGRHYGDTIDYVDFDFTAKLTSLNTLSLAALAWAPAPPAEVKISGQVAPSTTLTWQPVDDAAGYRVYWRLTTESEWTHSRWVGNVSEFTLENMVIDNYLYGVSSVSVGGHESPVVFPGAAGDFY from the coding sequence ATGATGTTAAAAATAATCGCGCTAACCACTGCCGTATTTTTGGTAAGCGCTGCCACGGCAAACACTCACCGAGTACCACCCGCTGAAGATATAAGGCTTTATGATATTGGCCAGTCGGCGAGCGCAGAACGACTCCATCAAGATGTAGAGATGCTGGTGAGTTTTGGGACGCGACACAGTCTTAGTGAAACCCAATCTGAAACCACAGGCATCGGCGCTGCTCGCCGATGGATCGCGGAAGAATTCGCGCAAATCTCTAACGCTTGTGGAGGTTGCCTTGAGGTTATGCTGATCAGCGATACCGTTGAAGGACGACGGATACCAACGCCTACAGAAATTGTTAATGTCATTGCGGTGCTGAAAGGCAAGAAAAATTCGAACCGCTATGTTGTGATGTCGGGCGATATCGATTCCCGTGTCAGCGACCCGCTGAATAGCTCAGCTGCTTCACCTGGAGCTAATGATAATGCCTCAGGTGTGGCTGGTGTTATCGAGGCCGCTAGGGTTCTGTCGAAATACGAATTCGACGGCAACATCGTGTTTGCGGCGTTATCCGGCGAAGAACAAGGCCTCTACGGAGGGAAAATATTAGCGGACTATGCGGCCGCCAATGACTGGCACCTGCAGGCGGTGATCAACAACGACATGATCGGCAACATCGCGGGTATTAATGGAGTTATAGATAACCACAGTGTGCGGGTCTTTTCGGAAGGAGTAAAAATCAGCGAGACCCCAGAAGAGGCGCGTGAACGTTACTTTAGCGGCGGCGAAAATGACTCCGCCTCGCGCAACTTAGCGCGTTTTATCAAGGCCCAGGCAGACCAATATATGACCAATCTAGATGTCATGCTGGTCTATCGCTTGGACCGATTTGGGCGAGGCGGCCATCACTTTCCATTTAATCAGGCGGGCTATCCCGCAGTGAGAATTATGGAGGTCAACGAACACTACGACCGTCAACATCAGGACCTCCGTAACGAGGAGGGCCGTCACTACGGTGATACCATTGACTATGTGGACTTCGATTTTACTGCCAAACTAACTTCCCTTAATACACTCTCGCTAGCAGCATTAGCCTGGGCGCCTGCGCCGCCAGCTGAAGTTAAAATATCGGGTCAAGTGGCACCAAGCACAACATTAACGTGGCAGCCGGTGGACGATGCCGCAGGCTATCGTGTCTATTGGAGACTTACCACAGAGTCCGAATGGACTCACTCTCGATGGGTGGGCAACGTAAGTGAGTTTACGTTGGAGAATATGGTGATTGACAACTACCTGTATGGGGTCAGTTCGGTCTCAGTAGGCGGGCACGAGAGCCCTGTTGTTTTTCCGGGAGCGGCTGGTGATTTTTACTGA
- a CDS encoding nucleotide disphospho-sugar-binding domain-containing protein → MTTAKTIAFFPEAAFGPALNCVGIAQELKKMGHNPVFVCDRGFAGVFAEYGFEEYLVNMSGDMSDEEVANYWDDFIANHLPHFHLSPLDQIETYVAPVWEAIVESAVSAEDDLKRQLDIIKPGLICVDNVIMFPAITKAGCPWIRIISCSENEITDPLVPPHLSGCSPGDVTGFEQFQTRFESAVADTHKDFNDFLATKDLPPYPAGEFFEPSPTMNFLLYPKPLAFERATPLPESQFQYLEGCVRNDGEYTIPAFPQALDNTPLIYVAFGSLGDADVELYQRMLATFAKLPYRFLMKVGEDLSVYEKPDNVHLKNWYPQPAVVPQVDLFIHHGGNNSFNEALYFGKPAIIMPYCWDGHDNATRIDDTGYGKKLPRYSWSEEALIESIEACLSDANMATKLQAVAAHMQQSEGTKKAAAVIHDVLQEANA, encoded by the coding sequence ATGACCACTGCAAAAACTATCGCGTTCTTTCCTGAGGCCGCCTTTGGGCCGGCACTAAACTGCGTAGGTATTGCCCAAGAGCTTAAGAAGATGGGGCACAATCCCGTTTTTGTTTGCGACCGAGGTTTTGCAGGGGTATTTGCCGAATATGGATTTGAAGAGTATCTCGTGAATATGTCTGGCGACATGAGTGACGAAGAAGTTGCCAACTATTGGGATGATTTTATTGCCAATCACCTTCCTCATTTCCATTTGAGCCCGCTCGATCAAATTGAAACCTACGTAGCACCCGTTTGGGAGGCCATTGTTGAAAGCGCTGTGAGTGCTGAAGACGACTTAAAGCGTCAACTGGATATCATCAAACCAGGCCTTATTTGTGTCGACAACGTCATCATGTTCCCTGCTATTACCAAAGCAGGGTGCCCGTGGATACGCATCATTTCATGTTCCGAGAATGAAATTACTGATCCGCTTGTACCACCGCATCTTTCAGGTTGCTCACCTGGTGATGTAACTGGTTTCGAACAATTTCAAACACGTTTCGAAAGCGCTGTCGCAGACACTCACAAAGATTTCAATGACTTTTTGGCGACCAAAGATTTACCGCCTTACCCTGCAGGCGAGTTCTTCGAGCCATCGCCGACAATGAATTTTTTACTTTACCCCAAACCGCTTGCCTTTGAGCGAGCTACGCCCCTCCCCGAGTCGCAGTTTCAGTACTTGGAAGGCTGCGTTCGCAACGATGGTGAGTACACCATCCCGGCGTTCCCCCAAGCCCTGGATAACACACCACTCATCTATGTTGCCTTCGGCTCCCTAGGCGATGCCGATGTTGAACTGTATCAGCGCATGCTTGCAACCTTTGCAAAGCTACCTTATCGATTCCTAATGAAGGTGGGCGAAGACTTAAGCGTCTATGAAAAGCCGGATAATGTTCATCTAAAGAACTGGTATCCTCAGCCTGCTGTTGTGCCGCAGGTAGATCTATTCATTCATCACGGTGGTAACAATAGCTTTAACGAAGCCCTCTACTTCGGGAAGCCGGCCATTATTATGCCGTACTGCTGGGATGGACATGATAATGCTACCCGAATTGATGACACCGGTTACGGGAAGAAACTTCCGCGCTACAGTTGGTCTGAGGAAGCGCTTATTGAGAGTATTGAAGCCTGCCTGTCGGATGCGAATATGGCCACCAAACTTCAAGCGGTAGCAGCGCATATGCAACAAAGTGAAGGGACCAAGAAAGCGGCAGCGGTAATCCATGACGTGCTTCAGGAGGCAAACGCCTAA
- a CDS encoding DUF962 domain-containing protein — MKRYKSFNDFWPHYVREHAKPSTRMLHFIGTSLILPLVYLGITTSSYWFLSIPLVAYGLAWTGHFFIERNRPATFQYPLWSLLGDFKMFAYMLQGKMAAEVTRCRELNSENT; from the coding sequence GTGAAACGCTATAAAAGCTTTAACGATTTTTGGCCGCACTATGTTCGCGAACATGCGAAGCCTTCCACGCGGATGCTCCATTTTATTGGCACTTCGCTTATTTTGCCGCTCGTCTATCTTGGTATCACCACTAGTAGCTACTGGTTCCTTAGCATACCGCTGGTCGCATATGGGCTTGCTTGGACCGGGCATTTCTTCATCGAAAGAAATCGTCCGGCGACCTTTCAATACCCACTTTGGTCGCTACTTGGAGACTTTAAGATGTTTGCCTATATGCTGCAGGGAAAGATGGCTGCCGAGGTGACGCGATGCAGAGAACTGAATAGTGAAAACACTTAA
- the hemN gene encoding oxygen-independent coproporphyrinogen III oxidase, which yields MSAALPFSTRLIQKYDLSGPRYTSYPTALEFSADIDNSAFKAAALTRTGNFSLYVHIPFCHKLCYYCGCNKVVSNSSDRAQRYLTSLRQEINARAKLFRGRRVQHLHLGGGTPSYLTQTQMSELISGLREAFDFVDDAELGIEIDAREVDEGYLSHLYSLGFNRLSIGVQDTDSQVQEAINRPQSTQHIANLVVAAKTLGFKSVSVDLIYGLPRQTERTFSQTLEDVLAMSVDRVSLFSYAHMPSRFKAQRLIASNELPDAQLKLTLMALAITKLTEAGMVEIGMDHFAKPEDELAIAAQNGRLTRNFQGYTDHGAIDLLGLGVSAISQVGAVICQNMKELAEYHEAVAKMDVAVERGVVLSSEDELRGAVIQAIMCQHKVDKIAIAQAFGIDFDDYFAAELLQLVELEKDGLLTLEPDCIRIWFEHRLLVRRVAMVFDAYLTEQATQRFSRII from the coding sequence ATGTCTGCAGCCCTCCCATTTAGTACCCGTCTTATTCAGAAGTATGATCTCAGCGGTCCGCGTTACACTTCATACCCCACCGCGCTTGAGTTTTCCGCTGATATTGATAATTCGGCGTTCAAGGCTGCAGCCTTAACGAGAACAGGCAACTTTAGTCTGTATGTGCATATCCCTTTCTGCCACAAGCTCTGCTACTACTGCGGCTGCAACAAAGTAGTTAGCAACTCTTCAGATCGAGCTCAACGCTATCTTACTTCGCTTCGCCAGGAGATAAACGCACGCGCCAAGCTTTTTCGAGGTAGACGGGTACAGCACCTTCACTTGGGTGGCGGAACGCCGAGTTATCTAACGCAGACGCAAATGAGCGAGCTAATCTCTGGCCTGCGCGAAGCGTTTGATTTCGTCGACGATGCCGAGCTCGGGATTGAAATTGATGCGCGCGAGGTGGATGAAGGCTATTTAAGCCATCTTTACTCGCTTGGTTTTAATCGTTTGAGTATTGGCGTTCAGGATACCGATAGCCAGGTACAGGAAGCTATTAATCGCCCGCAGAGTACTCAGCATATCGCCAACCTCGTTGTGGCGGCGAAGACACTTGGTTTCAAGTCAGTGAGTGTAGATTTGATCTATGGTTTGCCGCGTCAAACTGAGCGCACATTCAGTCAGACCTTGGAAGACGTGTTGGCAATGAGTGTGGATCGAGTATCTCTCTTTAGCTATGCGCATATGCCTTCACGCTTTAAGGCTCAACGGCTGATCGCCTCCAATGAGTTGCCCGATGCACAACTCAAGCTGACGTTAATGGCGCTAGCGATCACAAAGCTTACTGAGGCGGGAATGGTGGAAATTGGTATGGATCATTTCGCGAAGCCCGAGGATGAGTTAGCGATTGCCGCCCAAAACGGGCGATTAACGCGTAACTTTCAGGGATACACGGATCATGGCGCAATTGACCTCTTAGGCTTAGGGGTTTCTGCAATCAGCCAGGTCGGTGCGGTGATTTGTCAGAACATGAAGGAGTTAGCCGAGTATCATGAAGCGGTTGCCAAAATGGATGTGGCCGTAGAGCGCGGGGTGGTACTTAGCTCTGAAGATGAGCTTCGTGGGGCAGTGATACAAGCAATTATGTGCCAACACAAGGTGGATAAAATAGCCATAGCGCAGGCGTTTGGAATAGATTTCGATGATTACTTTGCCGCTGAGCTTCTTCAGCTTGTCGAACTCGAGAAAGATGGCCTGCTGACGCTTGAACCTGACTGTATACGCATTTGGTTCGAGCACCGACTGTTGGTTCGCCGTGTAGCCATGGTCTTTGATGCCTATCTTACGGAGCAGGCTACTCAACGTTTTTCGAGGATTATCTAG
- a CDS encoding cupin domain-containing protein yields the protein MVKTTAQGKSAHYLYNSMTPNRPDLNDWGQQPDCDGASSLSSGILLYKNEDATLETGLWRCTPGTWKLSIPRDEFCHFSSGRATYRSAEGQVVEVAANSCVFFPAGWAGTCEVHETLQNVYMLSDLVVNLHSEKPMNSAKTLYNPLAVTDVVDWGIIPTMIEGESHVSGVVLHKGENGESETGLWICTPGYWNCHVTSDEFCHFMEGRATYVHESGEVIEIEPNTAAFFPKDWKGTCKVHETIKKTYMIR from the coding sequence ATGGTCAAGACTACCGCACAGGGGAAAAGCGCTCACTATCTTTACAACTCCATGACCCCGAACCGTCCTGACCTAAACGATTGGGGTCAGCAGCCAGATTGCGACGGTGCGTCCTCTCTGTCCAGTGGCATTCTGCTATACAAGAATGAGGATGCCACGCTAGAGACCGGCCTCTGGCGGTGCACGCCAGGTACCTGGAAACTGTCGATACCGCGCGATGAATTTTGTCACTTCAGTTCAGGACGTGCCACTTATCGGAGCGCTGAGGGCCAAGTAGTAGAGGTAGCCGCGAATAGTTGCGTATTTTTCCCAGCGGGCTGGGCGGGCACATGTGAAGTGCACGAAACGCTACAGAATGTTTATATGCTCAGCGACTTAGTCGTAAATTTACACTCGGAGAAACCAATGAATTCAGCCAAGACCCTATACAACCCTTTAGCCGTGACTGATGTAGTAGATTGGGGCATCATCCCCACTATGATCGAGGGAGAGTCGCATGTCTCAGGGGTAGTTCTCCACAAAGGAGAGAATGGTGAGTCGGAAACGGGATTGTGGATATGTACCCCTGGTTATTGGAATTGCCACGTGACCTCCGATGAGTTTTGCCACTTTATGGAGGGCCGCGCAACCTATGTCCACGAATCTGGCGAAGTGATTGAAATCGAACCGAACACCGCCGCTTTCTTTCCTAAAGACTGGAAAGGAACCTGCAAAGTTCACGAAACTATTAAGAAAACCTACATGATACGTTAG
- a CDS encoding TonB-dependent receptor, with amino-acid sequence MSATFSKTRTLLATAIAAVVGLPGLAQAQVMEEVVVTAQKREQNLQDVGVSVSAFTGEQTKALGWDSSEDIAAQTPGLIATSFSGDSSVSIFTLRGVGQNDFADHQEAPSAMYVDGVYISATGAAGAQMFDVDRVEVLRGPQGTLFGRNATGGLVHIINNKPTDEFEAYINATVASYNQRRVEMAVSGGITDSVMGRFSLLKDDADGYFDNLSGEDARNRDLLSMRGQLAVEFDDDIRLDLSAWSNVVDRNVAGAYDFRPAYKEVGDIDTDWQGTPDESPAPNQGFQNPTGVIDKDAKGYTATLSVDFESMTFTSITDYQNLEKYYLEDSDGNSDRTLEYWSDQDTSQFSQELRLNGSNETLSWTTGLYFLNIDGEYASNIDMPTFGGATTNDFTLETTSWSAFGQVEYNLTDALALTVGGRYVVDEKDFVLDSYCTPSALGAPGAVMPPWGAINDCSGFTSGDPNNPIVAEIPNPVALDRSDSDFSGKVQLDYRLSDDTLLYAGVSRGMKGGGFTAPLDGFLPVSELSFEPEILTSYEAGFKSRLFDGAGRLNASIFSYDYSDYQAFVFQGLTSVVKNHDASITGGEIEFYISPAEGWDVSLGTAFLDARVHDVELTPGGGDYADQDMITAPDLTANWLVRKSFSMNNGELAFQVDGSYTGEQQFNTTNSALTHADAYTLWNARASYVRESGSNSWEVAAFAKNFGNEEYLTYAFDLGEFFGYTLQVYGPPRWVGVELQYSFN; translated from the coding sequence ATGAGTGCGACTTTCAGCAAAACACGCACGTTACTCGCCACCGCAATCGCAGCGGTAGTTGGCCTTCCAGGCTTGGCTCAGGCTCAGGTGATGGAAGAAGTAGTAGTGACGGCGCAAAAGCGCGAACAGAACCTACAGGACGTAGGCGTATCGGTTTCAGCGTTTACCGGTGAACAAACAAAAGCATTAGGCTGGGATAGCAGCGAAGACATCGCAGCGCAAACACCAGGTCTTATTGCGACCTCATTTTCAGGAGATTCGTCTGTCTCTATTTTCACGCTCCGTGGCGTGGGCCAGAACGACTTCGCGGATCACCAAGAGGCACCAAGCGCGATGTACGTGGACGGCGTTTATATTTCTGCAACGGGTGCAGCAGGCGCACAGATGTTCGACGTTGATCGCGTGGAAGTGCTTCGTGGGCCTCAGGGAACGCTATTCGGTCGAAATGCGACCGGCGGCCTAGTCCACATCATTAATAACAAGCCAACAGATGAGTTTGAAGCCTACATTAATGCTACCGTGGCTAGCTATAATCAGCGTCGTGTTGAAATGGCGGTGAGTGGCGGTATTACGGATTCTGTGATGGGGCGTTTCAGTCTTCTCAAGGATGACGCTGACGGCTACTTCGACAACTTGTCCGGCGAAGATGCCCGTAACCGAGATTTGCTGAGTATGCGTGGTCAACTTGCCGTAGAGTTTGATGACGATATCCGTCTTGATCTCAGTGCCTGGTCTAACGTAGTGGATCGCAATGTTGCTGGTGCCTACGATTTCCGCCCCGCGTATAAAGAAGTGGGTGACATTGATACCGACTGGCAGGGTACGCCTGATGAGTCTCCAGCTCCAAATCAGGGGTTCCAAAACCCAACGGGCGTTATTGATAAGGATGCGAAAGGCTACACCGCAACTTTGAGCGTTGATTTTGAGTCAATGACCTTTACCTCGATCACCGATTATCAGAATTTGGAAAAGTACTATCTTGAGGACTCCGACGGGAACTCAGATCGCACTTTGGAATATTGGTCGGATCAAGATACCAGCCAGTTCTCGCAAGAGCTTCGTCTAAACGGCAGTAACGAAACGCTAAGCTGGACCACCGGTCTCTATTTCCTAAATATCGATGGCGAGTATGCGTCGAATATTGACATGCCAACCTTCGGCGGTGCGACAACCAATGATTTTACCCTTGAGACAACGTCTTGGTCGGCGTTTGGTCAGGTTGAATATAATCTAACGGACGCCTTGGCGTTAACCGTTGGCGGCCGCTACGTGGTAGATGAAAAAGACTTCGTTCTAGATAGCTACTGTACGCCATCTGCGTTAGGCGCACCGGGCGCGGTGATGCCACCTTGGGGCGCGATTAACGATTGTAGCGGTTTCACTTCAGGTGATCCGAATAATCCGATTGTGGCAGAAATTCCGAATCCCGTAGCGCTTGATCGATCAGATTCAGACTTCTCGGGTAAGGTCCAGTTAGATTATCGCTTGAGCGATGACACCTTGCTCTACGCCGGCGTAAGCCGAGGCATGAAAGGTGGTGGTTTCACCGCGCCGCTGGACGGTTTCTTGCCGGTCTCTGAGTTGAGCTTCGAGCCCGAAATCCTGACCAGCTATGAGGCGGGTTTCAAGTCACGCTTATTTGACGGTGCCGGTCGTTTGAATGCGAGTATCTTCAGCTATGACTACTCGGACTATCAAGCGTTTGTATTCCAAGGCTTGACTTCGGTGGTGAAGAATCATGATGCGTCAATTACCGGTGGTGAAATTGAATTCTATATTTCACCGGCTGAAGGTTGGGATGTATCACTGGGTACCGCTTTCCTTGATGCGCGTGTTCACGATGTTGAGCTAACGCCAGGCGGCGGTGACTATGCCGATCAGGATATGATTACTGCTCCGGATCTAACGGCCAACTGGTTAGTACGCAAGTCATTCTCAATGAATAATGGCGAGTTGGCTTTCCAAGTAGATGGTAGCTATACCGGCGAGCAGCAGTTTAATACTACCAATTCGGCGCTCACTCATGCCGATGCGTATACACTCTGGAACGCCCGTGCAAGCTATGTTCGTGAGAGCGGAAGTAATTCTTGGGAAGTGGCGGCGTTTGCTAAAAACTTCGGTAATGAAGAGTATTTAACCTACGCCTTCGACCTTGGCGAGTTCTTTGGTTATACCCTTCAGGTGTATGGACCGCCACGTTGGGTAGGTGTTGAGTTGCAATACAGCTTTAATTAA